GGTCTCCCCTCACGCAACTTACCCCATGCCTTGTTAGAAATTTGAGGCATAAGTGGTAGATGGATGTCAATGCTTTCAAGTCATTGAGGGCTGATCAGCCTATCATGGCGTTGAAGGGTGATGGACATCGATTACGACAAACTGCAGCCATACATCACTTGATTGCAGCGTGCTAGATCGGTAAGCTGGAGCTCCATCATTTCATATGTTGACTTGAAAAGAAAGTTGGAGGAGGCTCCATCGTCCACCATGCATCTTGCTATAGTCATATTCTCGATTTGTGAATTAATGACCAGGGGTCTTTATGTGGGAAACTGACATGAGCAGCATCTTCTTCGGTAAAGGAGATTGTGGGCTCTATAAGTTTTGGCTGCTTCAAGCCCCTGTCTTCGACAGGTAGGATGTCGCGTTTAGGCTCGTGATCAGGGACGAACACACTGCACTGGATGAGGGGGCTTAAGCCcgcactaaaaaaaattattataaaactatataaatttaattatttaaatttgtaaTTATCCATTcaattatttgtaaatttaaataaaagccCCCATACCCATTCATTTTTTAAGCCCCcacatattttaatttgtaaAAACTAAATGAGCCAGCCCAAACAAAAGCCCAATTTACaatatttactttatttataaaatgataaatgaaaatgCTTTTCTTGTGGAAAgttgaataattaaaaaagtaatttgGCTGGTTGCACTTGCAAAGAAATGGAGGGAACGGTTACGGAACGCATAGAtcttttctaaaataaaaaaattaaaattttacaattacATCTATATAAAATTGGAGATTAAAGCTACATTTGGAAAATTACAAACAagtttgtatattatatatattttaatctcACTTAATTATTTGTAATAATCTATTTAGACTAGGGTTAATAATTTagggaaaaattatttttcttgttattgtgtttcaaatttttttatttcttaatcttcttattttattatatttagtttatttgAAGAAATAGAAATTCGAAAAGTGAGAATTTAAAATCTAGAATCTAAATTATTTGATAGCTCAAATTTGGGGCCATCACACTATGAAATTGCAATTTAAAATTTGTTCATTTTCATTCTATattattaattgttaatttgATTTAATAGTTTGTAAGAATCTATTTAAGTTAGGATAATGATTTAggggtaattttttttattcattgtgCATCAGAATTATCAACTTCATggttcactatttatttatattttaattttttggtggtgataaataaatagtttatgtgaaaatataaaaaagtaaaaaaagtgAGCTTAGAATGAGGATTAATCATCATTTCCTTTTATTGACTCACTAACAAATTAtgtgtttttcatattttttaattcacCTTAGGTTACATGTATGGCAACACCAACAttggaaaaatattttaaaagaatGGTTGAGTCACCAAGTTCTACGAGTAAGAATGGAGACAATACAAATTCAGTTTGTGTGGATATTGATCTTGATGAGCTTCAAACAGATCCGGGGTTAAGAATTCCTATTTCGAAGTATAATCCAAATATTCAAGATGAAGTTTGACGTCCATATTTGCTTAAAGGACCTTGTCAACCTCGACACCACGAATTTCCTAAAAAGACATTTGGAAAATAGTCTAgaaaattcaacaaggaatGGTTTGATCAATACCCTGATTGGTTAGAATATAGTGTATCCAAAGATGCAGTATTTTGCTTGTATTGTTATCTTTTCAATCCATCTCGGAAAGTTTGGAGAGACTCTTTTGTTGTTAAGggtttcaaaaattttaaaaagctAGAAAGACTACAGACCCATGTTGGGGGTTTTGCTAGTGATCACAATGAAGCTAGAATGAAGTGTAATGTCTTGTTGAAGGAAAAATAACATATTCAGGCGTTTTTCTTAAAGCAATCAGAGCAAGAACGTTGTGATTATCGAAGTGGCCTAGGTGCATCCATTGATGTTTCTCGATTTCTTTTAAGACAAGGGCTTGCTTTTCGtggtgatgatgaatctgagaATTCAAGCAACCAAGGTAACTTTCTTGAGCTTTTACATTTTCTCTCTGAGCATTATGATATTGTCAAAGCTGTTACCTTGAAAAATGCTCCTGAGAATTTGAAGTTGAGATCACCTAAAATTCAGAAGGATATAATAAGTGTTGCAGCCGCTGAAACAATTGATCTAATGATCAAGGATATTAACAATTCATTATTTTCTATTCTTGTTGATGAGTCTCGTGATATTTCTATCAAAGAACGAATGGCTGTTGTATTACGTTGTGTGAATAAGAAAGGACTAGTTATTGAACGTTTTGTAGGGATTGAACATGTTGCCAATACAACATCTTCATCACTTAAGGAGGCTATTGATAAGTTATTTTCAAGATATGGATTAAGCATGACTAGATTAAGAGGTCAAGGCTATGATGGGGCAAGCAATATGCAAGGAGAGTTTAATGGTCTTAAAACATTAATCTTGAAAGAAAATCCATGTGCTTTCTATGTTCATTATTTTGCTCATCAACTTCAACTTTGTcttgtatatgttgtaaaaAAGCATACTGAAGTTGCATCTCTTTTTAGTGTGGTTAGTAGTGTGGCAAATGTTGTTGGAGCTTCATCTAAACAGTGTGATATTTTGCGAGAAAAACAAGGTGTTAGAATAGCTGAGGCACTTGAtaatggtgagatccttagtgGGCGAGGACTAAATCAAGAGACTTCTATTAAACGTTCGGGTGACACTAGATGGGGCTCCCATTATGGTACTTTACTTAACTTAGTTACTTTATTCTCATCTATGATTGATGTTCTTGGGATAGTTGCATATGATGGAGCAAATTCTGAACAAAGGTCTGAAGCAAATAACTTATTATGCTTGATGCTCTCATTCGACTTTGTATTCAGTCTCCATTTCATGAGAACTTTACTAGGAATCATTAATGAATTATCAATAGCATTGCAAAGGAAAGACCAAGATATTGTTAATGCCATGAATTTAGTAAAATTATGCAAGCAACGACTACAAATTATGAGGGATGATGGATGGGATTCTACTTTTAATCAAGTGTCTACTTTTTGTACAAAATACAATATAATGATTCCAAACATGGATGATAGATTTGTAGCTCTTGGTCGACCACGATGTAACTCTCAAGAGATTACAAATTTGCATTATTTTCGAGTGGAGTTATTTTACAATATCATTGATATGTAGATTCAAGAGTTGAATGATCGTTTTAACGAGGTGAATACTGATTTACTTCTTTGTCTTGCATGTTTTTCTCCAGTTGATTCATTTTCTGCTTTTgacaaaagaaaattaattcaCTTTGCTGAGTATTATCCCAAAGATTTTTCTACAATTGAGCTTTTGGCTCTGGATGACCAACTTGAAACTTACATTATTGATATGCGCTCTAGTGATGAATTTATGGGATTGAAAGGTATTGGCGATCTTGCACAAATGATGGTTCACACTAGAAGAAATGGTGTACATACATTGGTTTATCGACTTTTGACTTTATCATTACTTTTGCCTGTGGTTACAACAACTGTGGAGAGAGTATTTTCAGCTATGAATATTGTAAAAAATAGGCTTTGGAATCGAATGGGAGATCAATTGATGAACGATATCTTACTTGTTTACATTGAGAAAGATGTTTTCAGTATGGTAGATAAGGAGCCTATTATGAAACGTTTTCAAGCCATGAAAAAACGTCGGGGACGACTGTAGTTTTCTTTTTAAGTTGATGATTGTAATATTTTGAAGGatcattataatttttttcgttGAGCTTCCAGCGACAATTATATCTTATATGCTTTGATgtcaatcatatatatattaatgtatacatttttaattttaagccCCCACTAAACAAaaattctgggtccgccacTGCTCGTGATGGAGTGTTCAAGCATAGTGCTCCCTAGCTTTGATAGTCTCGCCTACAATGTGGGGTCCATCAATAATGGCCCCTAGATGTCCTGCAACTAGTGGTGGCATTGAATCTCCAACTTGGGCACCTTATGCTTGAGTTTGGTGGTTCTACACATAACGATGCAGGTGGGGATTGTTACGCCTTATGAGGAATTCAATCTCCCTCTTCAAATTTTGACACTCATTGGTGTTATGTCTGAAGTCATTGTGGTACCGGCAAAACTTTGACATGTCCCTCTTACTAATCTCCCTTTTA
This Cannabis sativa cultivar Pink pepper isolate KNU-18-1 chromosome 6, ASM2916894v1, whole genome shotgun sequence DNA region includes the following protein-coding sequences:
- the LOC115695026 gene encoding uncharacterized protein LOC115695026, translated to MIKDINNSLFSILVDESRDISIKERMAVVLRCVNKKGLVIERFVGIEHVANTTSSSLKEAIDKLFSRYGLSMTRLRGQGYDGASNMQGEFNGLKTLILKENPCAFYVHYFAHQLQLCLVYVVKKHTEVASLFSVVSSVANVVGASSKQCDILREKQGVRIAEALDNGEILSGRGLNQETSIKRSGDTRWGSHYGTLLNLVTLFSSMIDVLGIVAYDGANSEQRSEANNLLCLMLSFDFVFSLHFMRTLLGIINELSIALQRKDQDIVNAMNLVKLCKQRLQIMRDDGWDSTFNQVSTFCTKYNIMIPNMDDRFVALGRPRFDSFSAFDKRKLIHFAEYYPKDFSTIELLALDDQLETYIIDMRSSDEFMGLKGIGDLAQMMVHTRRNGVHTLVYRLLTLSLLLPVVTTTVERVFSAMNIVKNRLWNRMGDQLMNDILLVYIEKDVFSMVDKEPIMKRFQAMKKRRGRLKGLSVGDCSLSGHKDGLKVLRQKGEVGILFHLVLLCHGGSVKLHFFATVPPRDVGVVLISSVFAIGGLGRVGCVYLGI